In Halobaculum sp. XH14, a single genomic region encodes these proteins:
- a CDS encoding VOC family protein, giving the protein MTTAGPPPDGEPPTLPDDARVGRTALFVNDLDAQIDFYRDVVGLTVLDADETGATLGAGGTPLLELLVDEEAPPRDRDQAGLFHVAFRFPSRAALGAALERVTDRWSLEGASDHLVSEALYLTDPEGNGVELHRDRPSAEWPRREDGTVEIDTLPLDLDALAAAAGGDTAPADATGTTSGEATDTAPTDTTIGHVHLEVTSIEAARRFYVDTLGLGVQTDLGSALFVAAGGYHHHLGLNTWNRRTRAAGGRGLAWVELLVPDEESLAAACRRLEADDVAVTERGDVIETSDPDGIAVRLGVE; this is encoded by the coding sequence ATGACGACCGCTGGACCGCCGCCCGACGGGGAACCGCCGACCCTTCCGGACGACGCGCGTGTCGGCCGCACCGCGTTGTTCGTGAACGACCTCGACGCGCAGATCGACTTCTACCGTGACGTCGTCGGACTGACGGTCCTGGACGCGGACGAAACGGGGGCAACGCTCGGCGCGGGCGGGACGCCGCTGCTCGAACTGCTCGTGGACGAGGAGGCACCGCCGCGGGATCGTGACCAGGCCGGCCTGTTCCACGTCGCGTTCAGGTTCCCCTCGCGGGCGGCGCTGGGCGCCGCGCTCGAACGGGTCACCGACCGCTGGTCGCTGGAGGGCGCGTCGGACCACCTGGTGAGCGAGGCGCTGTATCTCACCGACCCCGAGGGCAACGGGGTCGAACTGCACCGGGACCGACCGTCCGCGGAGTGGCCGCGCCGCGAGGACGGGACCGTCGAGATCGACACGCTCCCGCTCGATCTCGACGCCCTCGCGGCGGCGGCCGGGGGAGACACGGCACCGGCCGACGCGACCGGCACGACATCGGGCGAGGCGACCGACACGGCACCGACCGACACGACGATCGGCCACGTCCACCTGGAGGTGACGTCGATCGAGGCGGCCCGCCGGTTCTACGTCGACACGCTCGGGCTCGGGGTGCAGACCGACCTCGGGTCGGCGCTGTTCGTCGCGGCTGGCGGCTACCATCACCACCTCGGACTGAACACGTGGAACCGCAGGACACGGGCGGCCGGCGGGCGCGGACTCGCGTGGGTCGAACTCCTCGTTCCCGACGAGGAGTCGCTCGCGGCCGCCTGTCGCCGGCTCGAGGCGGACGATGTCGCGGTCACGGAGCGCGGCGACGTCATCGAGACGAGCGACCCCGACGGGATCGCGGTGCGGCTCGGGGTCGAGTGA
- a CDS encoding protein-L-isoaspartate(D-aspartate) O-methyltransferase, producing the protein MEFEVARERMVDRLVAAGRIERDETAEALRAVPRHEFVPEERRGSAYEDRPLPIGGNQTVSAPHMVAVMCDLLAPAPTDEVLEIGTGCGYHAAITAELLRGGSVSSVEYREPLAEDARETLARLGYGAVDVRVGDGHEGWPERAPYDGAYLTCAAPSVPDAVLEQVAVGGVVVAPVGERRQELLTLEKTDDGLRRDRHGAVRFVPMLGE; encoded by the coding sequence ATGGAGTTCGAGGTGGCACGCGAGCGGATGGTGGACCGGCTCGTCGCCGCCGGGCGCATCGAGCGGGACGAAACGGCCGAAGCGCTCCGGGCGGTGCCGCGTCACGAGTTCGTCCCGGAGGAGCGCCGGGGCTCGGCCTACGAGGACCGACCGTTACCCATCGGCGGGAACCAGACAGTCAGCGCCCCGCACATGGTCGCGGTGATGTGTGACCTCCTCGCGCCGGCCCCCACCGACGAGGTGCTCGAGATCGGCACGGGCTGTGGCTATCACGCCGCCATCACCGCCGAACTACTCCGGGGCGGGAGCGTCTCGTCGGTCGAGTACCGCGAGCCGCTGGCCGAGGACGCGCGCGAGACGCTGGCCCGTCTCGGCTACGGCGCCGTCGACGTCCGGGTCGGCGACGGCCACGAGGGCTGGCCCGAGCGGGCACCCTACGACGGCGCCTACCTCACCTGTGCGGCACCCTCCGTTCCGGACGCCGTCCTCGAGCAGGTCGCCGTGGGCGGCGTCGTGGTCGCGCCGGTCGGCGAGCGCCGCCAGGAGTTGCTCACGCTGGAGAAGACCGACGACGGGCTTCGCCGCGACCGCCACGGCGCGGTCCGGTTCGTCCCGATGCTCGGCGAGTGA
- a CDS encoding DUF5789 family protein codes for MADDKQGRDEQADDEERRQRERELEEARTRGDEAEPMRDDPGGRLGDLDDALQTHDYPATTDELVEAHGDYEIETQDGEESLEEVLAATENQTYDSANDVRSRLLGLIHR; via the coding sequence ATGGCAGATGATAAACAGGGCCGAGACGAGCAAGCGGACGACGAGGAGCGACGCCAGCGGGAGCGAGAGCTAGAGGAAGCACGAACTCGCGGCGACGAAGCCGAACCGATGCGCGACGACCCCGGTGGCCGGCTTGGGGACCTCGATGACGCACTCCAGACCCACGACTATCCGGCCACCACGGATGAACTGGTCGAGGCTCATGGCGATTACGAGATCGAAACGCAGGACGGAGAGGAGTCCCTCGAGGAAGTGCTCGCAGCGACCGAGAACCAGACGTACGACTCCGCGAACGACGTTCGAAGCCGGTTACTCGGACTCATCCATCGCTGA
- a CDS encoding XdhC family protein, whose amino-acid sequence MSTNDWSVPETDVFDRIRTALETDADAMLATVVDVEGSAYRRPGAKMLLEPGGGGAGSITAGCLEDEVRALTEDVLAAGEPRVETWDLTGEDDVWGMGVGCNGAITVLLEPLDDSFLPVAEARASGEDVGVVTVVGGDPPLGTRGVYRPDSGFADGDLPDWLTDDVADAVERLLADGSSDAVTVDADDGTAEAFVDGVRAPPELVVFGSGHDVAPVVELAKLVDFRVTVVSFRGAAAADGRFDRADDVVSASPRDVGDLRGWDADTYAVVMTHNFVDDRFTVAELLDTPVPYVGLMGPGERFGEMREAFAEAGRTLTDAERERVYTPIGLSLGGDTPYQIAHSIVAELLAVAHDRTPEHLSRREGPIHERIDVETD is encoded by the coding sequence ATGAGCACGAACGACTGGAGCGTCCCGGAGACGGACGTGTTCGACCGGATTCGCACGGCCCTGGAGACGGACGCGGACGCGATGCTCGCGACCGTCGTCGACGTCGAGGGGAGCGCCTACCGCCGGCCCGGCGCGAAGATGCTGCTCGAACCGGGCGGCGGCGGCGCGGGCAGCATCACCGCCGGCTGTCTCGAGGACGAGGTCCGCGCGCTCACGGAGGACGTCCTCGCGGCCGGCGAGCCGCGCGTCGAGACGTGGGATCTCACCGGCGAGGACGACGTCTGGGGGATGGGCGTCGGCTGCAACGGCGCCATCACGGTGCTGCTCGAACCGCTCGACGACTCGTTCCTGCCCGTCGCCGAGGCGCGAGCGAGCGGCGAGGACGTCGGCGTCGTCACGGTCGTCGGGGGCGACCCGCCGCTCGGCACGCGGGGCGTCTACCGGCCCGATTCGGGGTTCGCGGACGGCGACCTTCCCGACTGGCTGACCGACGACGTCGCAGACGCGGTCGAGCGACTCCTCGCGGACGGTTCGAGCGACGCGGTGACCGTCGACGCCGACGACGGCACGGCCGAGGCGTTCGTCGACGGCGTCCGCGCGCCGCCGGAACTGGTCGTCTTCGGCTCGGGCCACGACGTCGCGCCGGTCGTCGAACTGGCGAAGCTCGTCGACTTCCGGGTGACGGTGGTCTCGTTCCGCGGCGCGGCCGCGGCCGACGGGCGGTTCGACAGGGCCGACGACGTGGTGTCGGCCTCGCCCCGGGACGTCGGCGACCTCCGCGGGTGGGACGCGGACACGTACGCCGTCGTGATGACCCACAACTTCGTCGACGACCGGTTCACGGTGGCGGAACTGCTCGACACGCCGGTTCCCTACGTCGGGCTGATGGGCCCGGGCGAGCGGTTCGGGGAGATGCGCGAGGCGTTCGCGGAGGCGGGCCGGACGCTCACCGACGCCGAGCGCGAGCGCGTCTACACCCCCATCGGGCTGAGCCTCGGCGGCGACACGCCCTACCAGATCGCCCACAGCATCGTCGCGGAGCTGCTCGCGGTCGCCCACGACCGGACGCCCGAGCACCTCAGCCGGCGCGAGGGGCCGATCCACGAGCGGATCGACGTCGAGACGGACTGA
- a CDS encoding FAD binding domain-containing protein: MFPDEFDYYEATSVSEALDLLDEHSGRETELLAGGHSLLPTMKSGLSSPDVLIDIGGIDAMHGVSVEGDTLSVGAMTRYSDLLDVDAAHEHAPAFMAAVRQIGDRQVRNRGTVGGNLAHADPASDLPGAALASDATIVAEGPDGEREIPVDDYFFGMYATDLGHDELLTRVEIPSATDAVGAYAKKPSPSSGYAMVGVAALLETDGGTVESARVGANGAMDHGVRLEGVEDALAGTSLDEDAAAAAAEHATDGLDTSMMLSDLQASADFRAQLLEVYTRRALTDAADVAATPAAAD; this comes from the coding sequence ATGTTCCCCGACGAGTTCGACTACTACGAGGCGACGAGCGTCTCCGAGGCACTGGACCTGCTCGACGAGCACTCCGGGCGGGAGACCGAACTGCTCGCCGGGGGCCACAGCCTGCTCCCGACGATGAAGAGTGGGCTCTCCAGCCCGGACGTGCTCATCGACATCGGGGGCATCGACGCGATGCACGGCGTGTCGGTCGAGGGCGATACGCTCTCGGTCGGCGCGATGACGCGCTACAGCGACCTGCTCGACGTCGATGCGGCCCACGAGCACGCGCCGGCCTTCATGGCCGCAGTCCGGCAGATCGGCGACCGGCAGGTGCGCAACCGCGGCACCGTGGGCGGCAACCTCGCGCACGCCGACCCCGCCTCGGACCTGCCGGGCGCAGCGCTGGCCTCCGACGCGACCATCGTCGCGGAGGGGCCCGACGGCGAGCGCGAGATCCCGGTCGACGACTACTTCTTCGGCATGTACGCCACCGACCTGGGCCACGACGAACTGCTGACCCGGGTCGAGATCCCGTCCGCGACCGACGCGGTCGGCGCGTACGCGAAGAAGCCCTCGCCGTCCTCGGGCTACGCGATGGTCGGCGTCGCGGCGCTGCTGGAGACGGACGGCGGGACGGTCGAGTCGGCCCGCGTCGGCGCGAACGGCGCGATGGACCACGGCGTCCGGCTCGAGGGCGTCGAGGACGCGCTCGCCGGGACGTCGCTCGACGAGGACGCCGCCGCGGCCGCCGCCGAGCACGCGACCGACGGCCTCGACACGTCGATGATGCTGTCGGACCTGCAGGCGTCGGCCGACTTCCGGGCACAGCTCCTGGAGGTGTACACGCGGCGGGCGCTGACCGACGCGGCCGACGTCGCCGCGACACCCGCGGCCGCCGACTGA
- a CDS encoding VWA domain-containing protein — MSEFPDGDGRAGNGSGSDPGDVGPGDPGDVDGRWWDGAGGDVPDFVAARDHVREELVRFVRALRRAGVPAPANAGTTAARALVEVGFDEEATARAALRACLVTDPDDVATFDRLFGEFWRRLDAGLSPEGPAPRREDGPEGALAPMGGEPADSEAESDATAGTNAEEPDGAGWETSVSFGEIAGDDADDAAEIEAAWYSRTGNPTPVAEDRPRGGDVAFGDAFDELAAGLATLRGRRWRGGGGPRADARRALRESFSTGGTVVSVPGRERTLSGVRTLWLVDVSRSVLDTLDRSFLLATLRRASAEWRNTRVFLFDEDCREVTAAFEEPTSADALAALERADAEWGGGTRIGGSIASLHEGMPDAVDHRTNVFIISDGLEMGDVDELERELARLAGRAASVLWLNPLAASPAYEPTARGMAAALPFVDGLFAFGGPDDLAEVGRQVRRHGTGGRIGYEYDPRRGSSVDPPAPRQT; from the coding sequence ATGAGCGAGTTCCCCGACGGCGACGGACGCGCGGGGAACGGGTCGGGCAGCGACCCCGGCGACGTCGGACCCGGCGACCCCGGCGACGTCGACGGTCGCTGGTGGGACGGCGCCGGGGGCGACGTCCCGGACTTCGTCGCCGCCCGCGACCACGTCCGCGAGGAACTGGTCCGGTTCGTCCGCGCGCTCCGCCGGGCGGGCGTCCCGGCCCCCGCCAACGCCGGCACGACCGCCGCCCGCGCGCTCGTCGAGGTCGGCTTCGACGAGGAGGCGACCGCACGGGCCGCGCTCCGGGCCTGTCTCGTCACCGACCCCGACGACGTCGCCACGTTCGACCGGCTGTTCGGGGAGTTCTGGCGACGGCTCGACGCCGGACTCTCGCCGGAGGGTCCCGCGCCGCGCCGGGAGGACGGTCCCGAGGGGGCGCTCGCCCCGATGGGCGGGGAGCCCGCCGACTCCGAGGCGGAGTCGGACGCGACCGCGGGGACGAACGCCGAGGAGCCCGACGGCGCGGGCTGGGAGACGAGCGTCTCGTTCGGCGAAATCGCGGGGGACGACGCCGACGACGCGGCCGAGATCGAGGCCGCGTGGTACAGCCGGACCGGCAACCCGACGCCCGTCGCCGAGGACCGACCCCGCGGCGGCGACGTCGCGTTCGGGGACGCGTTCGATGAGCTGGCGGCGGGCCTGGCCACGCTCCGCGGCCGGCGCTGGCGCGGGGGCGGCGGGCCGCGAGCCGACGCCCGGCGCGCGCTCCGGGAGAGCTTCTCCACCGGCGGCACCGTCGTCTCCGTCCCCGGCCGGGAGCGGACCCTCAGCGGCGTCCGGACGCTGTGGCTGGTCGACGTGAGCCGCTCGGTGCTCGACACGCTCGACCGCTCGTTCCTGCTCGCCACGCTGCGGCGCGCGAGCGCCGAGTGGCGGAACACCCGCGTGTTCCTCTTCGACGAGGACTGCCGCGAGGTGACGGCGGCGTTCGAGGAGCCCACGTCCGCGGACGCGCTCGCCGCGCTCGAACGGGCGGACGCGGAGTGGGGCGGCGGCACCCGCATCGGCGGCTCCATCGCGAGCCTCCACGAGGGGATGCCCGACGCGGTCGACCACCGCACCAACGTGTTCATCATCAGCGACGGCCTAGAGATGGGCGACGTGGACGAACTCGAACGCGAACTGGCCCGGCTCGCGGGGCGCGCGGCGAGCGTGCTCTGGCTCAACCCGCTGGCGGCCTCGCCGGCCTACGAGCCGACGGCGCGCGGGATGGCGGCCGCGCTGCCGTTCGTGGACGGCCTGTTCGCGTTCGGCGGCCCGGACGACCTCGCGGAGGTCGGCCGGCAGGTGCGCCGGCACGGCACCGGCGGACGCATCGGCTACGAGTACGACCCGCGGCGGGGGTCCAGCGTCGACCCGCCGGCACCACGACAGACATGA
- a CDS encoding AAA family ATPase, which produces MSNGRASAFDDLTAADLRATFDGQDYVTEDDLVTTVHLALRLGKPLLIEGEPGAGKTELAKVIAGGFDADLVRLQCYEGLTAENALYEWNYTKQLLAVQSGEDDGSVFGEEYLLERPLLRALRDDDGPRVLLIDEVDRADEEFEALLLEVLSDFQVTVPELGTVRAETPPVVVITSNRTRALSDALKRRCLYLHLSPPSVEKEREILARKVPELDGAVAAELCGMAGRLREEPLRNPPGAAETIDWARAVAELRADDGDAPVTAAEVRNTLGCLLKEVEDIDRVDDDLLAELAEAAEAARVEAE; this is translated from the coding sequence ATGAGCAACGGACGGGCATCGGCGTTCGACGACCTGACGGCCGCGGACCTGCGGGCGACGTTCGACGGGCAGGACTACGTGACCGAGGACGACCTCGTGACGACGGTCCACCTCGCGCTCCGGCTCGGCAAGCCGCTGCTGATCGAGGGCGAACCGGGCGCGGGCAAGACCGAACTGGCGAAGGTGATCGCGGGGGGGTTCGACGCCGACCTCGTCCGCCTCCAGTGTTACGAGGGGCTGACCGCCGAGAACGCCCTGTACGAGTGGAACTACACGAAACAGCTGCTGGCGGTGCAGTCGGGCGAGGACGACGGCTCCGTCTTCGGCGAGGAGTACCTGCTGGAGCGACCGCTGTTGCGGGCGCTCCGGGACGACGACGGCCCCCGCGTGCTGCTCATCGACGAGGTCGACCGCGCGGACGAGGAGTTCGAGGCGCTGCTGCTGGAGGTACTGAGCGACTTCCAGGTGACGGTGCCGGAACTCGGGACCGTCCGCGCGGAGACGCCGCCGGTCGTCGTCATCACCTCGAACCGGACGCGCGCGCTGAGCGACGCGCTGAAGCGCCGCTGTCTCTACCTCCACCTCTCGCCGCCGTCGGTCGAGAAGGAGCGCGAGATCCTCGCGCGGAAGGTGCCCGAACTCGACGGCGCCGTCGCCGCCGAACTGTGCGGGATGGCGGGCCGCCTCCGCGAGGAACCGCTCCGAAACCCGCCCGGCGCGGCAGAGACCATCGACTGGGCGCGCGCCGTCGCGGAACTGCGGGCCGACGACGGCGACGCGCCCGTGACCGCCGCCGAGGTCCGGAACACGCTCGGCTGTCTCCTGAAGGAGGTCGAGGACATCGACCGCGTGGACGACGACCTGCTCGCGGAGCTCGCCGAGGCCGCCGAGGCGGCGCGGGTGGAGGCCGAATGA
- a CDS encoding cold-shock protein produces the protein MANGKVDFFNDTGGYGFISTDDGDLDDDEDVFFHMEDVGGPDLEEGQEVEFDIESSPKGPRATNLVRN, from the coding sequence ATGGCAAACGGTAAGGTTGATTTCTTCAACGACACTGGCGGCTACGGTTTCATTTCGACTGACGACGGCGACCTTGACGACGACGAGGACGTGTTCTTCCACATGGAGGACGTTGGCGGGCCGGACCTCGAAGAGGGTCAGGAAGTCGAGTTCGACATCGAATCATCCCCGAAGGGACCCCGCGCGACGAACCTCGTCCGCAACTAA
- a CDS encoding DUF7571 family protein, producing the protein MKPCHNCQTVIDEYLLDKQLEPLRELTADDFNVCADCATIVADACVKCGGAVYVPRNEPVTPDYCPACRSDLMDRTGHDPGWTRGHVST; encoded by the coding sequence ATGAAACCGTGCCACAACTGCCAGACGGTCATCGACGAGTATCTCCTCGATAAACAGCTCGAGCCCCTGCGCGAGCTCACGGCCGACGACTTCAACGTCTGTGCGGACTGTGCGACCATCGTCGCGGATGCGTGCGTGAAGTGTGGCGGCGCGGTGTACGTTCCCCGAAACGAACCCGTCACCCCTGACTACTGTCCGGCGTGTCGCTCCGACCTCATGGACCGCACCGGCCACGACCCCGGCTGGACGCGTGGCCACGTGTCCACCTGA
- a CDS encoding methyltransferase domain-containing protein codes for MPTRERIGPGTASGLGTASLLALRAARETGVLAALLDRAGTPEAVAEETDVTERSAERMVSILADLGFIERVGDEYEPTNRALGLLAKRDVASIGAVPDALDTVDALASLPGTMETGVPPESPPDGLRNRLGAHAATDEAVVRAGVTAAVRASPDAERVVDLRGASGVYAAEFAARGLDATMVDSPAVAEAVEPRYRSGDVTVHAGRPRDLVERADGSGPFDLAFAAGLASRMDAPEVRALFEAAADLLGADGTLVLVDVLADGSEAAVAADVLGLASGHGGAHDPAEYREWLREAGLADVRIDPVPGTGRRAVVARKRAVE; via the coding sequence ATGCCGACGCGAGAACGGATCGGGCCCGGAACGGCGTCCGGACTGGGGACGGCGTCGCTGCTCGCCCTCCGAGCGGCCCGCGAGACGGGCGTCCTCGCCGCGCTGCTGGACCGGGCCGGGACGCCCGAGGCGGTCGCCGAGGAGACCGACGTCACGGAGCGATCGGCCGAGCGCATGGTCTCGATCCTCGCCGATCTCGGCTTCATCGAGCGGGTCGGCGACGAGTACGAGCCGACGAACCGCGCGCTCGGCCTCCTCGCCAAGCGGGACGTCGCCTCCATCGGAGCGGTTCCGGACGCGCTCGACACCGTCGACGCGCTGGCGTCGCTGCCGGGGACGATGGAGACCGGCGTCCCGCCCGAGTCGCCCCCGGACGGGCTTCGAAACCGCCTGGGTGCGCACGCGGCGACCGACGAGGCGGTCGTCCGGGCCGGCGTGACCGCCGCCGTCCGGGCGTCGCCGGACGCCGAACGCGTCGTCGATCTCCGTGGCGCCTCCGGCGTCTACGCCGCCGAGTTCGCCGCGCGCGGACTCGACGCCACGATGGTCGACTCCCCGGCCGTCGCCGAGGCGGTCGAACCGCGCTACCGCTCCGGCGACGTGACCGTCCACGCCGGCCGGCCGCGTGACCTCGTCGAACGGGCGGACGGGTCGGGACCGTTCGACCTCGCGTTCGCCGCGGGGCTGGCCAGCCGGATGGACGCGCCGGAGGTTCGGGCGCTCTTCGAGGCGGCGGCGGACCTGCTCGGCGCGGACGGGACGCTCGTGCTGGTCGACGTGCTCGCCGACGGGAGCGAGGCGGCCGTGGCCGCGGACGTGCTCGGGCTCGCGTCCGGCCACGGCGGCGCTCATGACCCGGCGGAGTACCGCGAGTGGCTCCGCGAGGCGGGCCTGGCCGACGTTCGGATCGACCCCGTTCCGGGGACGGGGCGTCGGGCGGTGGTGGCGCGCAAGCGAGCGGTTGAATAA